The Mustela nigripes isolate SB6536 chromosome 11, MUSNIG.SB6536, whole genome shotgun sequence genomic interval CGTCTCTGGGTGTGAGACCATCTTGGGATGAACAGCAGGGCACAGGCACTCTAGGTGAGGATGGGGACCCTCTTGGGTTCCTGCGCAGCCATCCAGGGACCCACTGACCCACCGGGAGGGGTGGCAGCTGTGTTCTCCACAGCGGGatctggggtggggaaggacatCCTTAGCGATGACCCTGGCCTTGACTCTTACGTCTCCTTCCGTCTGCCAGATCATAGACCCCCTGGCCCGGGGCCGGGCCTTCCGCGTGGCGGATGACACGGCCGATGGCCTGAGTACCCCGCACACACCTGTCACGCCGGGTGCcgcttccctctgctccttctccagctcccgcTCGGGCTTCAGCCGGCTCCCGCGGCGACGCAAGCGCGAATCAGTGGCCAAAATGAGCTTCCGGGCAGCCGCGGCCCTGGTGAAGGTGGGTGCGGGGGCTAGGGTGTGTTGGGGGGTGTGGAGCGAGGGTCCGGCAGCCCACACGCCGCATGCTCCCCTCCTTGCCGGCAGGGCCGCTCTCTTAGGGACGGCACGTTACGCCGGGTGCAGCGCCGAAGCTTTACTCCTGCCAGTTTCCTGGAGGAGGACACGGCGGACTTCCCTGACGAGCTGGACACGTCCTTCTTTGCCCGGGTAAGAGCACACGGACATCCCTGCGACCCCGCCGTCTGCGTGTCCTGCCCTGATCGCCCCTGTTTGCTCAGGAAGGAGTCCTCCATGAGGAGCTGTCCACGTACCCGGACGAGGTGTTCGAATCCCCTTCGGAGGCTGCACTCAAGGACTGGGAGAAGGCCACGGAGCAGGCTGACCTCACGGGTGGGGCCCTGGACCGCAGTGAGCTCGAGCGCAGTCACCTAATGCTGTGAGTGCTGCCGGGCTGGCGGGGAGTGGTGAGGAGCAGCTGGGCCCTGGGACACAGGTACCCTGGAGGCCTGAGGCAAGGAGTAGTCTCATGGGCTGTGGCTGTGGGACCCGGGGCACTCTCCAGGGCTCAGTGGCCCACCTGCCTGACAGCAATGGCCCTGGAGGCCCTAGGCTGAACAGAACCCAGCAGGGAGGAGGCGGGTGTTGTACTTAAGGCTTGTAGATCGCCAGGGGTGATGGGGGAGCCTTAGGTAGATAGGTTGGTAGGTCAGGTCATAGGTCGAGTTCCACCTCTCCATCTCCAGAAGAGCTCCGAAGCTTTCTGGGGTAAGGAGGACACTGGTTGACCCCATGGCACCATCCCTGCTAGATGGGAGCGAGAGGTGGGGGAAGGTCAGTCTGGTCCTGCCAGGAGGGATCACTGCAGGCCGGGCATCTAAGGCGGGAGGTGacatcccccttccccccaggccCCTGGAAAGAGGCTGGCggaagcagaaggaggggggTGCAGCGGCCCCGCAACCGAAGGTGCGGCTGCGGCAGGAGGTGGTGAGTGCGGCGGGCCAGCGGCGGGGCCAGCGTATCGCCATGCCGGTGCGCAAGTTCTTTGCCCGGGAGAAGCGGCCATACGGGCTGGGCATGGTGGGCCGGCTCACCAACCGCACCTACCGCAAGCGGATCGACAGCTACGTCAAGCGGCAGATCGAGGACATGGACGACCACAGGTGCGCcaggcgcggggggggggggggcggggggggggcgggggcaccggcgcaggggtgggtggggtggggcgcaGCTTCAAGCAGGCAAAGCGGGGTGCCGGGGGCGCGTCCGCACCCCCCTGAAGCTATGCCCCGCCCCACCGCGCAGGCCGTTCTTCACCTACTGGCTCACCTTCGTGCATTCGCTCGTCACCATCCTGGCGGTGTGCATCTACGGCATCGCGCCCGTGGGCTTCTCGCAGCACGAGACCGTGGACTCGGTGAGGCCCTTCCCTGCCTGGCCCAGGCGTCTGCAGTCTGGGCCTACACTCCCTCTGCCACAGTCGGGGAGGAGAGTGCCCGGGCGGCCTCTGTGAGCTCTCCCACCTCCAGGTGCTGCGGAACCGCGGGGTCTATGAGAACGTCAAGTACGTGCAGCAGGAGAACTTTTGGATCGGGCCCAGCTCGGTGAGGGCAGGGCCTCGTCGGCATCGGAGGGTGGGGACCCTGGGTCGCCGAACCAGGTCCATCACTGCCCATCTCGCTCTCCCGCAGGAGGCGCTCATTCACCTGGGCGCCAAGTTCTCGCCCTGCATGCGCCAGGACCCGCAGGTGCACAGTTTCATCCGCGCTGCGCGGGAACGGGAGAAGCACTCGGCCTGCTGCGTGCGCAACGACCGGTCGGGCTGCGTGCAGACATCGGAGGAGGAGTGCTCGGTGGGTGCGCCCGCCCCGGTTTGTGGTTGCTCTGGGGCTTCCCAGTGAGGGCACTCCGCTCCCCTGCGCGCCCTGACTCCTGCTTGCGCATCGCAGACAGCAGCTGCATTTGGTCTGGGACTGGGGCACGCTCTCTGTGCGCATGCAAGTCCTGTTCTTGTGCACGTGTCTTATGTTGACACAAGCGGTGCTGCCTTACTCTTTCCACTAAACAATTAaaagagacaccccccccccaaggattcaagttaaaaaaaagttatttaaaaaaagatttattgagagCACAAGCTGGTGAGGGCAACACAGGGTCGGGGAGAgctgactccctgttgagcatagACCTGGCCACAGGCTGGAGCTCACCACCTGGAGCTGAATGAAGAGTCGGAGGGGTACCACTGAGCCCCCAATCCGGGCTTTTATCACCTCGTACGTGGAGGTGCTACAGTTTGTACCAGTTCCTCATTTGGGTTGTTTCGATTGTGAAGCTCTTAGGAATTCTGTTGAGCCCCTTTCAACAGTGCCCCCACATGCTTGCATGTTTCTGGAGTGAAATTCTAGTGCCACGGGCTGTGGGCTAGCGTGAGAGTCTCAGTGGCTTTGGTTTTGATTCCGGTCTCCTGTTGGCTGCACTGGTCAAGGGGTGGGCTCTGACTGGGGGTCGACTGTGTCCTCCCACAGTCCACGCTGGCAGTGTGGGTGAAGTGGCCCTTGCATCCCAGTGCCCCAGACCTTGCCGGCCACAAGAGGCAGTTTGGCTCTGTCTGCCACCAGGACCCCAGGTCAGTCTTGATGCCTCTTTGTCCAAGCtctgtggggtgtgggggagaatGCATAGCCTCCCCTGTTGTGGAGCTGGACAGGTGTGGGTGCCAAGGAGATAAAGGATCTGACCACATACTGGTTCATGCAGAGTGTGTGATGAGCCTTCCTCGGAGGACCCCCATGAGTGGCCGGATGACATCACCAAGTGGCCGGTGAGCTGGAGTAAAGGGCTGTCCCAAGCACAGTGTGGGGCCCAGGGTTGGGGGAGGCCCTAACCCAGCTCACCTGCATTTGTGACCCAGATCTGCACCAAAAACAGTGCCGGGAACCACACCAACCACCCGCACATGGATTGTGT includes:
- the RHBDF1 gene encoding inactive rhomboid protein 1 isoform X3, producing MSEARRDSTSSLQRKKPPWLRLDIPAAAPPGAEEPGLFQVGPGRQGLGGCPVQPPHCDPAAQPLRRQAFLRSVSMPAETARVPSPHREPRRPVLQRQTSITQTIRRGTADWFGVSKDSDSTQKWQRKSIRHCSQRYGKLKPQVMRELDLPSQDNVSLTSTETPPPLYVGPCQLGMQKIIDPLARGRAFRVADDTADGLSTPHTPVTPGAASLCSFSSSRSGFSRLPRRRKRESVAKMSFRAAAALVKGRSLRDGTLRRVQRRSFTPASFLEEDTADFPDELDTSFFAREGVLHEELSTYPDEVFESPSEAALKDWEKATEQADLTGGALDRSELERSHLMLPLERGWRKQKEGGAAAPQPKVRLRQEVVSAAGQRRGQRIAMPVRKFFAREKRPYGLGMVGRLTNRTYRKRIDSYVKRQIEDMDDHRPFFTYWLTFVHSLVTILAVCIYGIAPVGFSQHETVDSVLRNRGVYENVKYVQQENFWIGPSSEALIHLGAKFSPCMRQDPQVHSFIRAAREREKHSACCVRNDRSGCVQTSEEECSSTLAVWVKWPLHPSAPDLAGHKRQFGSVCHQDPRVCDEPSSEDPHEWPDDITKWPICTKNSAGNHTNHPHMDCVLTGRPCCIGTKGRCEITSREYCDFMRGYFHEEATLCSQVHCMDDVCGLLPFLNPEVPDQFYRLWLSLFLHAGQDPALPGVRLLPDDRPAGPGEAGRLAPHSHHLPAEWGHW
- the RHBDF1 gene encoding inactive rhomboid protein 1 isoform X2, encoding MSEARRDSTSSLQRKKPPWLRLDIPAAAPPGAEEPGLFQPLRRQAFLRSVSMPAETARVPSPHREPRRPVLQRQTSITQTIRRGTADWFGVSKDSDSTQKWQRKSIRHCSQRYGKLKPQVMRELDLPSQDNVSLTSTETPPPLYVGPCQLGMQKIIDPLARGRAFRVADDTADGLSTPHTPVTPGAASLCSFSSSRSGFSRLPRRRKRESVAKMSFRAAAALVKGRSLRDGTLRRVQRRSFTPASFLEEDTADFPDELDTSFFAREGVLHEELSTYPDEVFESPSEAALKDWEKATEQADLTGGALDRSELERSHLMLPLERGWRKQKEGGAAAPQPKVRLRQEVVSAAGQRRGQRIAMPVRKFFAREKRPYGLGMVGRLTNRTYRKRIDSYVKRQIEDMDDHRPFFTYWLTFVHSLVTILAVCIYGIAPVGFSQHETVDSVLRNRGVYENVKYVQQENFWIGPSSEALIHLGAKFSPCMRQDPQVHSFIRAAREREKHSACCVRNDRSGCVQTSEEECSSTLAVWVKWPLHPSAPDLAGHKRQFGSVCHQDPRVCDEPSSEDPHEWPDDITKWPICTKNSAGNHTNHPHMDCVLTGRPCCIGTKGRCEITSREYCDFMRGYFHEEATLCSQVHCMDDVCGLLPFLNPEVPDQFYRLWLSLFLHAGILHCLVSVCFQMTVLRDLEKLAGWHRIAIIYLLSGVTGNLASAIFLPYRAEVGPAGSQFGILACLFVELFQSWQVLARPWRAFFKLSAVVLFLFTFGLLPWIDNFAHISGFISGLFLSFAFLPYISFGKFDLYRKRCQIVVFQAVFLGLLAGLVVLFYFYPVRCEWCEFLTCIPFTDKFCEKYELDAQLH
- the RHBDF1 gene encoding inactive rhomboid protein 1 isoform X1, whose product is MSEARRDSTSSLQRKKPPWLRLDIPAAAPPGAEEPGLFQVGPGRQGLGGCPVQPPHCDPAAQPLRRQAFLRSVSMPAETARVPSPHREPRRPVLQRQTSITQTIRRGTADWFGVSKDSDSTQKWQRKSIRHCSQRYGKLKPQVMRELDLPSQDNVSLTSTETPPPLYVGPCQLGMQKIIDPLARGRAFRVADDTADGLSTPHTPVTPGAASLCSFSSSRSGFSRLPRRRKRESVAKMSFRAAAALVKGRSLRDGTLRRVQRRSFTPASFLEEDTADFPDELDTSFFAREGVLHEELSTYPDEVFESPSEAALKDWEKATEQADLTGGALDRSELERSHLMLPLERGWRKQKEGGAAAPQPKVRLRQEVVSAAGQRRGQRIAMPVRKFFAREKRPYGLGMVGRLTNRTYRKRIDSYVKRQIEDMDDHRPFFTYWLTFVHSLVTILAVCIYGIAPVGFSQHETVDSVLRNRGVYENVKYVQQENFWIGPSSEALIHLGAKFSPCMRQDPQVHSFIRAAREREKHSACCVRNDRSGCVQTSEEECSSTLAVWVKWPLHPSAPDLAGHKRQFGSVCHQDPRVCDEPSSEDPHEWPDDITKWPICTKNSAGNHTNHPHMDCVLTGRPCCIGTKGRCEITSREYCDFMRGYFHEEATLCSQVHCMDDVCGLLPFLNPEVPDQFYRLWLSLFLHAGILHCLVSVCFQMTVLRDLEKLAGWHRIAIIYLLSGVTGNLASAIFLPYRAEVGPAGSQFGILACLFVELFQSWQVLARPWRAFFKLSAVVLFLFTFGLLPWIDNFAHISGFISGLFLSFAFLPYISFGKFDLYRKRCQIVVFQAVFLGLLAGLVVLFYFYPVRCEWCEFLTCIPFTDKFCEKYELDAQLH